From a single Microbacterium murale genomic region:
- a CDS encoding M20/M25/M40 family metallo-hydrolase, with the protein MNDTEQAKALVERLAQLTLIESPSLDVAASDKVVDLLAHWWRAAGAQVRTVPTSAGMNLVADIAGDGDPILLVGHSDTVWPVGTLRSDVPWVDDGEVVRGPGVYDMKSGLLVMLAAAERLRGRSHRAFRVVVVCDEEIGSPTTSGLLRECAAGVRAAIGFESPHPDGALKVGRRGSTRVRLAVTGRASHAALDPEGGVSAIDELVDQLRMLRTVVADPNLVSEVLCNVGTIRGGGRANVVPADAEAEIGLRFVDPATEAQVLSAIRSLQPIRNGARLQVDLLSHRPAWRASDADEELLYALSAAATGIGQHIEGRPAAGAGDTNLLGSLGVPTVDGFGPRGGGAHAVDEHILTSSLLERVALLEAFLSGK; encoded by the coding sequence ATGAACGATACGGAGCAGGCGAAGGCCCTCGTCGAACGGCTCGCGCAGTTGACACTCATCGAGTCGCCGTCGCTCGACGTCGCTGCCAGCGATAAGGTCGTCGACCTGCTGGCGCACTGGTGGCGCGCAGCCGGTGCGCAGGTGCGAACGGTCCCCACATCTGCCGGGATGAACCTCGTCGCGGACATCGCCGGAGACGGCGATCCGATCCTCTTGGTGGGGCATTCGGACACGGTCTGGCCCGTCGGCACTCTGCGCAGCGACGTCCCTTGGGTCGACGACGGCGAGGTCGTTCGGGGTCCTGGCGTGTACGACATGAAAAGTGGCCTGCTGGTGATGCTCGCCGCAGCCGAGCGCTTGCGCGGACGATCGCACCGGGCGTTTCGAGTGGTCGTCGTCTGCGACGAGGAGATCGGCTCTCCCACGACTTCCGGGTTGCTGCGCGAGTGCGCCGCCGGCGTGCGTGCGGCGATCGGATTCGAGTCGCCGCATCCGGATGGCGCGCTGAAAGTCGGCCGACGTGGCAGCACTCGAGTGCGTCTCGCCGTCACCGGCCGCGCATCGCACGCTGCGCTGGACCCCGAAGGTGGCGTCTCGGCGATCGACGAGCTCGTCGATCAACTGCGGATGCTGCGCACCGTCGTCGCTGATCCGAACCTGGTTTCCGAGGTGCTGTGCAATGTGGGCACGATTCGAGGCGGCGGCAGAGCGAACGTCGTGCCCGCGGATGCGGAGGCCGAGATCGGCCTGCGATTCGTCGACCCCGCTACCGAAGCTCAGGTGCTTTCCGCCATTCGATCGCTCCAGCCCATTCGGAACGGAGCGCGACTGCAGGTCGATCTGCTTAGCCATCGCCCGGCGTGGCGGGCATCCGACGCCGACGAGGAGCTGCTCTATGCCCTCTCGGCTGCGGCGACCGGAATCGGCCAGCACATCGAAGGGCGCCCCGCTGCCGGGGCGGGAGACACGAATCTGCTGGGATCTCTGGGGGTGCCGACCGTCGACGGGTTCGGCCCGAGGGGCGGCGGTGCGCATGCGGTCGACGAGCACATCCTGACCTCCTCGCTTCTGGAACGTGTCGCGTTGCTGGAGGCTTTCCTCTCAGGAAAGTAG
- a CDS encoding C45 family autoproteolytic acyltransferase/hydolase, whose product MTQVTHLEPVSGLAWSVFRGERAEVMRALGREHADAIHAFRSLPGGSWEAQVRRADGVAAERLDAVIASTRELLPVESQELAWIAEGAGIAERDMWARNLRGDLGRDGTGCSDIAFTTDAGVVMGHNEDGDGELREQIRLVTLVIEGDPAMTSAWYPGMLPSNAFVTTSVGLAFGMDHVPVVTAQTAGAGRHFVARHAQRQPTGEAARGALSRVPCAGGFAFDVADAAGRADLIENAAGHVAATTGRYQHTNHLRLLDGTSDGLAVCDGDEWLGESMHRLSVLRGCGTPTSAQDVLTALRTPGVLGRSDDLWTFVTTVVDTAIDEVVLQGSGAPWRGRWSAFARGERVQL is encoded by the coding sequence GTGACGCAGGTCACCCATCTCGAACCCGTCTCCGGGCTCGCGTGGAGCGTCTTCCGAGGGGAGCGCGCCGAGGTCATGCGCGCTCTCGGTCGGGAGCATGCCGACGCGATCCACGCGTTCCGCTCGCTGCCCGGTGGATCGTGGGAAGCGCAGGTGCGCCGGGCCGACGGCGTCGCGGCCGAGCGGCTGGACGCCGTCATCGCGTCGACACGAGAGCTGCTGCCCGTCGAATCCCAGGAGCTCGCCTGGATCGCGGAGGGCGCGGGCATCGCGGAACGAGACATGTGGGCGCGCAACCTTCGCGGAGACCTGGGGCGTGATGGCACAGGGTGCAGCGACATCGCGTTCACCACGGATGCCGGCGTCGTGATGGGCCACAACGAGGACGGCGACGGCGAACTGCGCGAGCAGATTCGGCTGGTCACGCTCGTCATCGAGGGCGACCCCGCAATGACATCGGCCTGGTACCCGGGAATGCTGCCATCCAACGCATTCGTGACGACGTCGGTCGGCCTCGCCTTCGGCATGGACCATGTCCCGGTGGTCACCGCGCAGACAGCCGGTGCCGGTCGGCACTTCGTCGCTCGGCATGCGCAGCGCCAGCCCACTGGGGAGGCGGCTCGCGGCGCGCTGTCCCGGGTTCCCTGCGCCGGCGGTTTCGCATTCGATGTCGCCGACGCCGCAGGGCGAGCCGACCTCATCGAGAATGCCGCGGGCCATGTCGCCGCGACGACGGGCCGCTACCAGCACACGAACCACCTGCGTCTGCTCGACGGCACGAGTGATGGCCTCGCCGTGTGCGACGGCGACGAATGGCTCGGCGAGAGCATGCACCGACTGAGCGTGCTTCGCGGGTGCGGAACACCGACGAGCGCGCAGGATGTGCTCACCGCGCTGCGCACGCCCGGCGTGCTCGGTCGCTCGGACGATCTGTGGACGTTCGTGACCACTGTGGTCGACACGGCGATCGATGAGGTCGTCCTGCAAGGGAGCGGCGCGCCGTGGCGCGGTAGATGGAGCGCGTTCGCGCGTGGAGAGCGAGTGCAACTGTGA
- a CDS encoding ABC transporter permease: protein MSAQAQLRSPRAMAWERRRGAFAAFCREFARNRAGMIGVIFLIVIVLLAALAPVLAPASMLDVTKLVDAPRFAPPSWEHPLGTDHQGRELWVRMLWGAQVSLLVGFAATAMSMVIGTIVGIAAGHFSGWWGALLMRGIDFFLVLPSLILAIVLTSVLSRGVWTIVIAIGLTSWAGTARVVRSQTLSVESRDYVERARVLGAGHWHIIVKHLLPAVMPLVLANTTLTVGSAIIAESTLSFLGLGDTTVQSWGAILRNSMDVSAATSGYWWYVLVPGLAIVLVVLAFTLVGRAVENIVNPTLRNR, encoded by the coding sequence ATGAGCGCTCAGGCACAACTACGCTCACCACGCGCGATGGCGTGGGAACGGCGCCGCGGCGCCTTCGCAGCGTTCTGCCGTGAGTTCGCGCGCAACCGCGCGGGGATGATCGGTGTCATCTTCCTCATCGTCATCGTCCTGCTCGCGGCCCTCGCACCCGTGCTCGCACCTGCATCGATGCTGGATGTCACCAAGCTCGTCGATGCGCCTCGCTTCGCACCGCCGTCATGGGAGCATCCGCTCGGCACCGATCACCAGGGACGCGAGCTCTGGGTTCGGATGCTGTGGGGCGCCCAGGTGTCGCTGCTGGTCGGATTCGCGGCGACAGCCATGTCGATGGTCATCGGCACGATCGTGGGGATCGCCGCGGGGCACTTCAGCGGGTGGTGGGGCGCGCTGCTCATGCGCGGCATCGACTTCTTCCTCGTGCTGCCATCCTTGATCCTCGCCATCGTGCTGACTTCGGTGCTCTCGCGAGGCGTGTGGACGATCGTGATCGCCATCGGGTTGACCTCGTGGGCCGGGACCGCCCGCGTCGTCCGCTCCCAGACGCTGTCGGTGGAGAGCAGGGACTACGTCGAGCGTGCCCGCGTGCTCGGCGCCGGACACTGGCACATCATCGTCAAACATCTGCTGCCGGCCGTGATGCCGCTGGTGCTGGCGAACACGACGCTGACGGTCGGCTCCGCGATCATCGCGGAATCCACGCTCTCCTTCCTGGGCCTCGGTGACACGACCGTGCAGTCGTGGGGCGCGATCCTTCGGAATTCCATGGACGTCTCCGCCGCCACGAGCGGCTATTGGTGGTACGTGCTCGTCCCCGGACTTGCGATCGTGCTCGTCGTACTCGCTTTCACTCTCGTCGGCCGTGCCGTGGAGAACATCGTCAACCCGACCCTGAGGAATCGTTGA
- a CDS encoding ABC transporter substrate-binding protein: protein MPVSHRKRPLRRAAFLSIAALLIVAPAGAAQAADSSVAALQAPTESTSSPESATFRIATSGFVDSFNPFVSIYLTPTNILRYVYEYLVQNDAEDGSPTKGLADSWETEDGTTWTYTLQDDLKWSDDEPITAEDVVYTYTQMMEVPELAVANGNLVTNFESVEAPDEKTVVITLKGPQATNPGLEIPVVPKHIWEAIDSPSEFVNDADVVGSGPYLLESYEANQQITLKANPNFWMGEPAVKRIQYVYYTNSDAQVQALRSGEVDFVSGLTPTQYDALEGTDGVTVHSGEGRRYHSFSLNVGLITRDGVPYGSGNEALKDVEVRQALRLGTDTKTLLDKVLDGQGVQATSFIPTSFSKWTLPADDDVIVEYDPEAAKQKLDDAGWVVGADGVREKGGVKLELRLLVDAEDIQEVSIAEYFVPWMEEIGVKINVESTDSDTISAKAVSGDYDIYFSGWSVNPDPDYQLGINLCTTLPTGTDGSGGTSQDGYCSPEFDALYEEQRAELDESKRQEIVHEMLALNYTDTAQIGTWYANSLEAYRSDRFTGFTLQPKDGGIIASQAGYWGFLTMEPVDAASADGGDGAPVGMIVVGVVAGVLIIGIVVFLLLRRRRSADIE from the coding sequence ATGCCCGTATCTCATCGGAAACGTCCGCTTCGCCGCGCTGCTTTCCTGTCGATCGCAGCGTTGCTGATCGTCGCGCCTGCCGGCGCAGCGCAGGCGGCCGACTCATCGGTCGCGGCGCTGCAGGCACCCACCGAGTCCACGAGCTCACCGGAGAGCGCGACGTTCCGCATCGCGACGTCGGGCTTCGTCGACTCGTTCAACCCGTTCGTGTCGATCTATCTGACCCCGACGAACATCCTCCGGTACGTGTACGAGTACCTCGTGCAGAACGATGCGGAGGATGGTTCGCCGACCAAGGGCCTGGCGGACTCATGGGAGACAGAGGACGGGACGACGTGGACCTACACGCTGCAGGACGATCTGAAGTGGTCTGACGACGAACCGATCACCGCTGAAGACGTCGTGTACACGTACACGCAGATGATGGAAGTCCCCGAGCTCGCGGTGGCGAACGGGAACCTGGTGACCAACTTCGAGAGCGTCGAGGCTCCCGATGAGAAGACCGTGGTCATCACGCTCAAGGGCCCGCAGGCGACCAACCCCGGCCTCGAGATTCCCGTGGTGCCCAAGCACATCTGGGAAGCGATCGACAGCCCGTCCGAGTTCGTGAACGATGCCGACGTGGTCGGATCCGGTCCGTACCTGCTCGAGTCGTACGAGGCGAACCAGCAGATCACGCTGAAGGCGAATCCGAACTTCTGGATGGGTGAGCCGGCGGTGAAACGCATCCAGTACGTCTACTACACCAACTCCGACGCACAGGTGCAGGCGCTTCGCTCGGGTGAGGTCGACTTCGTCAGCGGTCTCACTCCGACGCAGTACGACGCGCTCGAGGGCACCGACGGGGTCACGGTCCATTCGGGGGAGGGACGTCGATACCACTCCTTCAGCCTCAACGTGGGTCTGATCACGCGCGACGGCGTGCCATACGGCAGCGGCAATGAAGCGCTCAAGGACGTGGAGGTGCGTCAGGCTCTCCGGCTCGGGACAGACACGAAGACGCTGCTCGACAAGGTGCTCGACGGGCAGGGCGTGCAGGCGACCAGCTTCATTCCCACGTCATTCAGCAAGTGGACGCTGCCCGCCGACGACGACGTGATCGTCGAGTACGACCCAGAGGCGGCCAAGCAGAAGCTCGACGATGCCGGCTGGGTCGTCGGCGCCGACGGCGTGCGGGAGAAGGGCGGGGTCAAGCTCGAGTTGCGCCTGCTCGTGGATGCTGAAGATATTCAGGAGGTGTCCATCGCCGAGTACTTCGTGCCGTGGATGGAAGAGATCGGCGTCAAGATCAACGTCGAGTCAACGGACTCCGACACGATCAGCGCGAAGGCGGTCTCGGGTGACTACGACATCTACTTCAGCGGATGGAGCGTCAACCCCGACCCGGATTACCAGCTGGGCATCAACCTGTGCACGACCCTCCCGACCGGCACCGATGGCTCGGGTGGTACCTCGCAGGACGGCTATTGCAGCCCGGAGTTCGATGCGCTTTACGAGGAGCAGCGGGCGGAGCTCGATGAGAGCAAGCGACAGGAGATCGTGCACGAGATGCTCGCTCTGAACTACACCGACACCGCTCAGATCGGCACGTGGTACGCGAATTCCCTGGAGGCCTATCGCTCTGATCGGTTCACCGGTTTCACGCTGCAGCCGAAGGACGGCGGCATCATCGCGAGCCAGGCGGGATACTGGGGCTTCCTCACGATGGAGCCCGTCGACGCTGCCTCAGCGGACGGCGGTGACGGCGCTCCCGTCGGCATGATCGTCGTCGGTGTCGTCGCCGGCGTCTTGATCATTGGCATCGTGGTGTTCCTGTTGCTCCGACGCCGACGTAGCGCGGACATAGAGTGA
- a CDS encoding ABC transporter permease yields MSAMMPSTGAVILEEEGLDEPPRRVSGVRYLLGKLGGAAVSMVMVILLGFFAFRILPGDPVASITRERQLNADQVAQLRQQMGLDKPLWQQLGDYLVNVATLSFGESYVYKTSVASLIGDYFWNTILLTGTSAILAIALGLWLGQRAGWNHGSLFDKITSGTSLVLWSVPTFWLGLILLMVFGGTLHWFPTGGMLSPDPPTDPIGLVGDVVAHMVLPVITMVAVVYAQYVMVMRASVMEEKSADYLTTARAKGLREDLVRRRHAVPNALLPAVTLVFMHIGGLIAGAVTVETVFSWPGLGKLTYEAITGPDLPLLQGTFVVFSAIIIAMNLIADVVYRFLDPRVRQA; encoded by the coding sequence ATGAGCGCGATGATGCCGTCCACCGGGGCTGTGATCCTGGAAGAGGAGGGGCTGGACGAGCCGCCACGTCGGGTGTCGGGTGTGCGTTATCTGCTCGGCAAACTCGGCGGCGCCGCCGTGAGCATGGTGATGGTGATCCTGCTCGGCTTCTTCGCCTTCCGCATCCTTCCCGGTGACCCCGTCGCCTCGATCACGCGGGAGCGTCAACTCAATGCCGATCAGGTCGCGCAGCTGCGGCAGCAGATGGGGCTCGACAAACCGCTGTGGCAGCAGCTCGGCGACTATCTCGTCAACGTCGCGACCCTGAGCTTCGGCGAGAGCTATGTATACAAGACGTCGGTGGCATCGCTGATCGGCGACTACTTCTGGAACACGATCCTGCTCACCGGGACCTCAGCGATCCTCGCCATCGCCCTGGGACTCTGGCTCGGTCAGAGGGCGGGCTGGAATCACGGCTCGCTGTTCGACAAGATCACATCCGGTACGTCGCTGGTGCTGTGGTCGGTGCCGACATTCTGGCTCGGCCTGATCCTTCTGATGGTCTTCGGCGGAACCCTGCACTGGTTCCCGACCGGTGGGATGCTTTCCCCCGACCCGCCGACAGACCCGATCGGCCTGGTCGGCGACGTGGTGGCGCATATGGTGCTGCCCGTCATCACGATGGTCGCCGTGGTCTACGCCCAGTACGTCATGGTGATGCGAGCGTCGGTCATGGAGGAGAAGAGCGCCGACTACCTCACCACTGCCCGGGCGAAGGGACTACGAGAAGACCTCGTCCGACGGCGTCATGCCGTGCCCAACGCCTTGTTGCCGGCGGTCACCCTGGTGTTCATGCACATCGGGGGATTGATCGCCGGTGCGGTCACCGTCGAGACGGTCTTCAGCTGGCCTGGGCTCGGCAAGCTCACATACGAGGCGATCACGGGCCCCGATCTGCCGCTGCTGCAGGGAACGTTCGTGGTCTTCTCGGCGATCATCATCGCGATGAACCTGATCGCCGATGTGGTCTACCGATTCCTCGACCCGAGAGTGAGGCAGGCATGA
- a CDS encoding LD-carboxypeptidase codes for MSGRVARDAYLGTAPLQPGDTVRFVSPSGPGRPDSLARAVAYYEAWGLNVVVGDHVLQPHPRATYLAGPDDLRRQDLVEAWSDPDADAVVCIRGGYGAMRLLDGIDWAAMRETASRRDGRPKLLTGSSDITALHEAFRVHLDVPTLFCPMAGNDVFPRFRAGPR; via the coding sequence GTGAGTGGGCGCGTGGCGCGGGATGCGTACCTCGGTACGGCCCCGTTGCAGCCGGGCGACACCGTGCGCTTCGTCTCGCCGTCCGGCCCGGGCAGACCGGACAGTCTCGCTCGTGCGGTGGCGTACTACGAGGCGTGGGGCCTCAACGTCGTCGTCGGTGATCATGTGCTGCAACCGCACCCGCGTGCGACGTACCTGGCGGGTCCGGATGACCTACGCCGACAGGATCTCGTCGAGGCATGGTCCGATCCAGATGCCGACGCGGTGGTGTGCATACGCGGAGGCTACGGCGCGATGCGCCTTCTGGACGGGATCGACTGGGCGGCGATGCGTGAGACGGCTTCACGGCGCGACGGTCGCCCGAAGCTGCTCACCGGATCATCGGACATCACGGCGTTGCATGAGGCGTTCCGCGTGCACCTCGACGTGCCTACCCTGTTCTGCCCGATGGCGGGAAACGATGTGTTTCCGCGATTCAGAGCAGGTCCGCGATGA
- a CDS encoding ATP-binding cassette domain-containing protein: MPDLTFEDVSITYRTSGRNGRGEVPAVTNVSLSLPSGGTLGIAGESGSGKSTLAMSVLRLLPRTAKVTGRILVGDTDVQTLNFGRLRALRWAEASIVFQGAMHSLNPVQKVGAQILEALQLHVSDRWKTEKARSARVRELLTAVDLPLPKAESFPHELSGGQKQRVMIAMALACEPDIIIADEPTTALDVIVQKQILDMISQLVTEHGISLLMISHDLSVLAAACERIAIMRDGELVELGDAQQICTQPAHPYTRQLAEAFPTIGDPASRLNPVTRRERAQESDAPAKGKSDEVLLHARGVSVTYRSGGNLMRAVKSVDLDIHRGEIVALVGQSGSGKSTLARTLIGLQAPDEGSVLQFRGADLPHSGKALRAFRGEVQMVLQDPSAALNPKLSVYESVAEGLRVQRYRGDERERVAQSLTDAELTPPEKYFAAIPQELSGGQRQRAVIAGALAVGPQVLIADEPVASLDASVRGEILALLLSLRERLGLSALVITHDLGLAWNIADTVAVMVDGEIIERGPTEQVLLDPQHPYTRTLLAAAPRIERVKA; encoded by the coding sequence ATGCCGGATCTGACATTCGAGGACGTCTCGATCACCTACCGCACGTCCGGTCGCAACGGTCGCGGTGAAGTGCCTGCGGTCACGAATGTGTCGCTCAGCCTCCCATCGGGCGGGACTCTAGGCATCGCCGGAGAATCCGGTTCGGGGAAATCGACATTGGCGATGAGCGTGCTGCGCTTGCTGCCGCGCACCGCGAAGGTTACCGGTCGCATCCTCGTCGGCGACACCGACGTGCAGACGCTGAACTTCGGTCGGTTGCGGGCGCTGCGCTGGGCCGAGGCCTCCATCGTCTTCCAGGGCGCCATGCACTCGCTGAACCCTGTGCAGAAGGTCGGTGCCCAGATCCTCGAGGCGCTGCAGCTGCATGTCAGCGACCGATGGAAGACGGAGAAGGCACGATCGGCTCGTGTCCGCGAACTGCTCACGGCGGTGGACCTGCCGCTGCCCAAGGCGGAGTCGTTTCCGCATGAGCTCTCCGGGGGGCAGAAGCAGCGGGTCATGATCGCCATGGCGCTCGCCTGCGAGCCGGACATCATCATCGCCGATGAGCCGACCACCGCTCTGGATGTGATCGTGCAGAAGCAGATCCTCGACATGATCAGTCAGCTCGTGACCGAGCACGGCATCTCATTGCTCATGATCAGTCACGACCTCTCCGTGCTCGCCGCGGCGTGCGAGCGCATCGCGATCATGCGTGATGGTGAGCTCGTGGAACTCGGGGACGCGCAGCAGATCTGCACTCAGCCCGCGCATCCGTACACTCGGCAGCTCGCCGAAGCGTTCCCCACCATCGGTGATCCGGCGTCGCGACTCAATCCTGTGACCCGACGGGAGCGTGCGCAGGAATCAGACGCTCCTGCCAAGGGAAAGTCCGATGAAGTGCTCCTGCATGCGCGTGGTGTCAGCGTCACCTACCGCTCCGGCGGCAACCTCATGCGAGCGGTCAAGTCGGTCGACCTCGACATCCACCGTGGTGAGATCGTCGCATTGGTCGGTCAGTCCGGATCGGGTAAGAGCACGTTGGCGCGCACCCTGATCGGCCTCCAGGCTCCGGATGAGGGATCTGTGCTGCAGTTCCGCGGCGCAGACCTTCCGCACTCGGGCAAAGCGCTGCGCGCCTTCCGCGGTGAGGTGCAGATGGTGCTGCAGGACCCTTCCGCCGCGCTCAATCCGAAGCTCAGCGTGTACGAGTCGGTAGCGGAGGGCCTAAGGGTGCAGCGCTACCGCGGCGACGAGCGCGAGCGGGTGGCGCAGAGCCTCACCGACGCCGAGCTCACCCCGCCTGAGAAGTACTTCGCCGCTATCCCGCAGGAGCTCTCCGGCGGTCAGCGTCAGCGTGCTGTCATCGCCGGCGCGCTCGCCGTCGGCCCGCAGGTCCTGATCGCGGACGAGCCGGTCGCTTCTCTGGATGCCTCGGTGCGCGGAGAGATCCTGGCACTGCTGCTGTCACTGCGAGAGCGGCTCGGCCTCAGCGCGCTGGTCATCACACATGACCTCGGGCTCGCCTGGAACATTGCAGACACCGTCGCGGTGATGGTCGACGGCGAGATCATCGAGCGCGGACCCACCGAGCAGGTGCTGCTCGATCCGCAGCATCCCTACACGCGGACGCTCCTGGCGGCCGCACCGAGAATAGAACGAGTCAAGGCGTGA
- a CDS encoding serine hydrolase, with translation MNIGFAELERDFPGLSLSALAVDIDSGLEVFRHHPERVLDTASVGKIFLLHRLLTETDRGERSLEDRVTRRPVEQIDNSGIWYLLQQESLTLYDVAALIGATSDNAATNTLCRVIGLDEVHAHTRALGYAQSGLDDIVRWPLPPGAPRTLSHANAEELVRFVRRTADGDDLSAASSDTMQRWLGAGMDLSMVASAFGLDPLAHYYFDRDVWLWNKTGTISTVRADVGLVMSPARRLAYAVLINWERGAPARDRALDVMRQAGVALRAELEP, from the coding sequence GTGAACATCGGCTTCGCGGAACTGGAGCGAGACTTCCCCGGGCTGTCCCTCTCGGCGCTCGCGGTGGACATCGACTCGGGGCTGGAGGTCTTCCGGCACCATCCCGAACGGGTGCTCGACACGGCGAGCGTCGGCAAGATCTTTCTGCTGCATCGTCTGCTCACCGAGACAGACAGGGGTGAGCGCAGTCTCGAGGACAGGGTGACCCGTCGCCCCGTCGAACAGATCGACAACTCCGGGATCTGGTACCTGCTGCAGCAGGAATCGTTGACGCTCTACGACGTGGCGGCGCTCATCGGCGCGACGAGCGACAACGCGGCGACCAACACGTTGTGCCGAGTCATCGGACTGGACGAGGTGCACGCGCACACCCGTGCGCTCGGCTACGCCCAGTCGGGCCTCGACGACATCGTGCGATGGCCGCTGCCGCCCGGAGCTCCGCGGACACTCTCGCACGCCAACGCGGAGGAGCTGGTGCGGTTCGTGCGGCGCACTGCCGATGGGGACGATCTCAGTGCCGCCTCGAGCGACACGATGCAGCGCTGGCTCGGTGCCGGGATGGACCTGTCGATGGTCGCCTCCGCTTTCGGTCTCGATCCACTCGCGCACTATTATTTCGACCGCGATGTGTGGCTGTGGAACAAGACCGGCACGATCAGCACGGTGCGCGCCGACGTCGGATTGGTGATGTCGCCGGCGAGGAGGTTGGCGTACGCCGTGCTCATCAATTGGGAACGCGGTGCACCTGCGCGCGACCGTGCGCTCGATGTGATGCGGCAGGCGGGAGTCGCGCTCCGCGCCGAGTTGGAGCCGTGA
- a CDS encoding serine hydrolase has translation MSIPVPALDQRARWSIRIVDAVTGEALTEHEPDAVCETASIGKVFLLIEIARRVDDGRLRADQRVDIPAEHVVADSGLLYRMLDQRLTVHDAALLVGAVSDNLATNALISLCGLDEVRAVAVELGYHDTSLHDYIRNERTSEMPWTPSFGTARELSDLMRRLGAGEIISAAVSEQVLVWLAANTDTSMLADAFLLDPLAHPDAEYQGMLLRHKTGSTSFARIDIGWLQGPAATVAYAVAANWKDRREDLRAPVIDAMRAIGEGIRAHVTGRARDAGDR, from the coding sequence ATGAGCATCCCCGTTCCCGCCCTCGACCAGCGGGCGCGCTGGTCGATCCGGATCGTCGATGCCGTCACGGGCGAAGCTCTCACCGAGCACGAACCGGATGCCGTGTGCGAGACGGCGAGCATCGGCAAAGTGTTCCTCCTGATCGAGATCGCCAGGCGGGTGGACGACGGTCGTCTTCGTGCCGATCAGCGCGTGGATATCCCGGCAGAGCATGTCGTCGCCGATTCGGGCCTGTTGTACCGGATGCTCGATCAGCGGCTCACCGTGCACGACGCCGCACTCCTCGTGGGCGCCGTTAGCGACAACCTCGCCACCAACGCGCTCATCTCGCTATGCGGCCTCGATGAGGTGCGCGCGGTGGCCGTCGAACTCGGATACCACGACACGTCGCTGCACGATTACATCCGCAACGAACGCACATCCGAGATGCCCTGGACGCCGTCGTTCGGCACCGCACGAGAGCTTTCTGACCTGATGCGCCGGCTCGGGGCGGGCGAGATCATCTCAGCGGCCGTCAGCGAGCAGGTCCTGGTATGGCTGGCCGCGAACACCGACACCTCGATGCTCGCTGATGCGTTCCTGCTCGATCCGCTCGCCCACCCGGACGCGGAGTACCAGGGCATGCTGCTGCGGCACAAGACGGGCAGCACGAGCTTCGCCAGGATCGACATCGGTTGGCTGCAGGGACCGGCCGCCACCGTCGCGTACGCGGTCGCCGCGAACTGGAAGGATCGGCGAGAGGACCTGCGCGCCCCGGTCATCGATGCGATGCGCGCCATCGGTGAAGGCATCCGCGCCCACGTCACCGGCCGGGCTCGTGACGCGGGTGACCGGTGA